TGGGCTGGACCGGGTGGTCGGGCTGTTCCTGCGGCTGGAAAAGCCGCTGGACTTCGACGCGGTGGACCGCCAGCCGGTGGACCTGATCTTTGCGCTGCTGGCCCCGAAAAGCTCGGGCGTGGATCATCTCAAGGCCTTGGCGCTGGTGTCGCGCACCCTGCGCGACCAGGACCTGCGCGCCAAGCTGCGCGCCAATGACGACCCGGTTGCGCTGCATGCCATGCTGGCGGCGGCCCCGGGCATCAAGGCCGCCTGACCGCCTTCGGGGGGTGAAATCCGCCCCCGAACAGGCTATAGTCCTCGCGGGAGGACTATCGCATGACCAGACATATCGCGGATCACGCGCGGGAAAGCGGCAGCAGCCGCGCCCGCAACTTTACCCGGCAGGAACGGGAATCCGGCACCCATCCCGCCATCGCGGCGCTGCGCATGCGGCCGCGGTCGCGCGACGAATCGGGCAACCGCCGGGCCGCCGAATTCGCCCGCATCGAACGCGGGCGCCAGGCCTGATACCGGAACAGCCGAATCGAGACCGGCCGGGCATCGCTGCCCGGCCGGTTTGCTTTTGCCCCTGGGCGATGCTCAGGCGCGGACCAGCGCCTCGTAATCCGCGGCGATCTTGCGGGTGTGGTCGCCGACCTGGAAATGCCAGTCGCCGATCTGCCCGACCGGAGTGACCTCGGCCGCGGTGCCGGTCAGGAAGCATTCCTGGAAGCCGTCCAGCTCCTCGGGCTTGATGCGGCGTTCATGCACCGGGGTGCCGTTGTCCTTCAGCATCTGGATGACGGTCTGCCGGGTGAGGCCGTTCAGGAAGCGGTCGGCCAGGGGCGTATGCACCTCGCCGTCCTTGACGAAGAAGATATTCGCGCCGGTGGCCTCGGCGACATAGCCCTCCCAGTCCATGAACAGCGCGTCCGAGCAGCCCTTCTCCTCGGCGGCGTGCTTGGACATGGTGCAGATCATGTAAAGCCCGGCGGCCTTGGCGGCGGTGGGGATGGTCTCGGGGCTGGGCCGCTTCCACTTGGCGATGTCCAGCTTGGCGCCCTGCCATTTCGCGTCGCCGTAATAGCTGCCCCATTCCCAGGCGGCGACGGCCATGCGCACCGGGTTGCGGCGGGCCGAAACCCCCATGTCCTCGCCCGAGCCGCGCCACATCACCGCGCGGACATAGGCGTCCTTGAAGCCGTTGGCCTCCAGCACGGCGGTTTTCGCCGCGTCGATCTCTTCGGCGCTATAGGGCGATTGCATGTCCAGCAGCCGGGCCGATTCGATCAGCCGCAGCGAATGCTCGTGGCCCTTGAAGATCTTGCCGCTGTAGCAACGTTCGCCCTCGAACACCGAACTGGCATAGTGCAGCGCATGGGTTAGGATGTGGACATTCGCCTCGCGCCACTCCACCAGCTTGCCATCCATCCAGATCTTGCCGTCACGATCGTCATACGCGCCTGCCATTTTTCCCTCCGGCCGGTTCTGTTTTCGGAATGTTGCGTGTCCTTGTCGCATCCGGCAAAGAAAATTGCGCAACTTGGGCCTTTGGCTATCCATTCATGGTTGGAAAGTCAACAAGCCTGACGTAATAAGAGCCATGCGTTACGGGGATGTCATGCAAAACAAGGTGAGCGTATCGGGGGCGGGGGGCGAAAGCCTGCTGTTTCTGACCGACGACCAGCTGCGGCGCGGGATCGAGGCGATGTTCTTCGCCTATCGCGCCTTCACGGCCGATCCCGACCTGATCCTGGCCGAGCTGGACTATGGCCGCGCCCATCACCGCGCGATCCATTTCATTAACCGCGAGCCGGGGCTGACGGTGACGGCGCTGCTGGACGTGCTGGGCGTGACCAAGCAGTCGCTGAACCGGGTGCTGCGCACGCTGATCGAGGACGGGCTGGTCGAAAGCCGCATCGGCCGCCGCGACCGGCGCGAGCGCCAGCTCTACCTGACCGAGCAGGGCGCGGCGCTGGAACGGCGCCTGACCGAGGCCCAGCGCGCCCGCATGCGCGCCGCCTATCGCGCCGCCGGGCCGCAGGCGGTGGCGGGCTTTCGCCAGGTGCTCGAGGCGATGATGGACCGCGACACGCTGCGCCAGTATCGCGCGCTGAAAGACCTGCCGGAGACGCCATGACCCCCGATCCGCAGCCGGCGGCCCATATCCTGGTCGTCGACGACGACGAACGCATCCGCAGCCTGCTGCGCCGCTTCCTGATGCGCAACGGCTTCCTGGTGACAACGGCGCGCGATGCCGCGCAGGCCCGGCGGCTGCTGGGCGGGCTCGACTTCGACCTGATCGTGCTCGACGTGATGATGCCGGGCGAGGACGGCTTCACCCTGACCCGCGACCTGCGCCAGCGCCTGGCGACGCCGATCCTGCTTTTGACCGCCAAGGGCGAGACCGGCGACCGCATCGAGGGTTTCGAAAGCGGTGCCGACGACTATCTGCCCAAGCCCTTCGAGCCGCGCGAACTGCTGCTGCGCATCGCCGCCATCCTGCGCCGCATGCCGACGGCCGAGGCGCGCGGGCCGAAATTCCTGTCGCTGGGCCCGCTGCGCTATGATGCCGACAAGGGCGAATTGTGGCAGGGCGAGGCGCCGCTGCGCCTGACCGGCACCGAACAGGCGCTGCTGAAGCGCCTGGCCGATACGCCGCGCCAGCCGGTCAGCCGCGCTGAACTGATCGAAGACCTGGGCCGCAATCCGGTCGAGGAACCCGGCGAGAACTCCGAACGCGCCATCGACGTGCAGATCACCCGCCTGCGCCGCAAGATCGAGCCGGACCCGAAAGAGCCGCGCTATCTGCAGACCGTGCGCGGCACGGGATACATGCTGGTGCCCGACT
This portion of the Paracoccus sp. N5 genome encodes:
- a CDS encoding branched-chain amino acid aminotransferase, which produces MAGAYDDRDGKIWMDGKLVEWREANVHILTHALHYASSVFEGERCYSGKIFKGHEHSLRLIESARLLDMQSPYSAEEIDAAKTAVLEANGFKDAYVRAVMWRGSGEDMGVSARRNPVRMAVAAWEWGSYYGDAKWQGAKLDIAKWKRPSPETIPTAAKAAGLYMICTMSKHAAEEKGCSDALFMDWEGYVAEATGANIFFVKDGEVHTPLADRFLNGLTRQTVIQMLKDNGTPVHERRIKPEELDGFQECFLTGTAAEVTPVGQIGDWHFQVGDHTRKIAADYEALVRA
- a CDS encoding PTS sugar transporter subunit IIA; this encodes MQISDILSPAAVRTMSQTTSKKRLFQEIAEQARAVYGVDAPQTLDALQERETLGPTGVGHGVALPHARLHGLDRVVGLFLRLEKPLDFDAVDRQPVDLIFALLAPKSSGVDHLKALALVSRTLRDQDLRAKLRANDDPVALHAMLAAAPGIKAA
- a CDS encoding MarR family transcriptional regulator codes for the protein MQNKVSVSGAGGESLLFLTDDQLRRGIEAMFFAYRAFTADPDLILAELDYGRAHHRAIHFINREPGLTVTALLDVLGVTKQSLNRVLRTLIEDGLVESRIGRRDRRERQLYLTEQGAALERRLTEAQRARMRAAYRAAGPQAVAGFRQVLEAMMDRDTLRQYRALKDLPETP
- a CDS encoding response regulator, whose product is MTPDPQPAAHILVVDDDERIRSLLRRFLMRNGFLVTTARDAAQARRLLGGLDFDLIVLDVMMPGEDGFTLTRDLRQRLATPILLLTAKGETGDRIEGFESGADDYLPKPFEPRELLLRIAAILRRMPTAEARGPKFLSLGPLRYDADKGELWQGEAPLRLTGTEQALLKRLADTPRQPVSRAELIEDLGRNPVEEPGENSERAIDVQITRLRRKIEPDPKEPRYLQTVRGTGYMLVPD